Proteins from a genomic interval of Terriglobia bacterium:
- a CDS encoding sigma-70 family RNA polymerase sigma factor → MGAIQKLNEPVFDELKLVRAAKAGDIGAFEQLVQRYDRNVFRIAQHITQNREDAEDVVQDAFLKAYENLKNFQEQSKFYTWLVRIAVNEALMRLRRRRPERMVSLDEEVKTEEDSMPREVADWSPNPEQLYTQSELRDILTKTIQGLPSSFRTVFVLRDVEGLSTEETAEALDLSIPAVKSRLLRARLQLRERLNKYFRKRKSGDGKK, encoded by the coding sequence ATGGGAGCCATCCAAAAATTGAATGAGCCGGTTTTCGACGAACTGAAACTGGTGCGTGCCGCGAAGGCGGGCGATATCGGCGCCTTCGAGCAGCTGGTTCAGCGTTACGACCGGAACGTCTTTCGCATCGCGCAGCATATTACGCAGAACCGCGAGGATGCCGAAGACGTCGTCCAGGACGCGTTCCTGAAAGCCTACGAGAATCTCAAGAATTTTCAGGAGCAGTCCAAGTTTTACACCTGGCTGGTGCGGATTGCGGTGAACGAAGCGCTGATGCGCTTGCGGCGCCGCCGGCCGGAACGCATGGTGTCCCTCGACGAAGAGGTCAAGACCGAAGAGGACAGCATGCCGCGGGAGGTCGCGGATTGGAGTCCCAACCCCGAGCAGCTCTACACGCAATCGGAGTTACGCGACATCCTCACCAAGACGATCCAGGGATTGCCTTCCAGCTTTCGCACGGTGTTTGTGCTGCGCGACGTGGAAGGGCTCTCCACTGAAGAGACCGCGGAGGCCCTGGACTTGAGTATTCCGGCGGTGAAATCGCGCTTGCTGCGGGCACGTTTGCAGTTGCGCGAGAGGCTGAATAAGTACTTTCGAAAGCGCAAGAGCGGAGACGGCAAAAAGTGA
- the lspA gene encoding signal peptidase II — protein MDARTSNGIHAKRKYHFLIAVLVIVLDRMSKWLVAGNITLHDSISVLPGFFRLTHVQNSGAAFGLFAESSSEWKVAILILFSILALAVVSALLWKNSHSMTVTGVGLALILGGAVGNLWDRLLTGHVVDFFDFYLGSYHWPAFNVADSAIVIGALLLVAEILFARSPAEQKAVR, from the coding sequence ATGGACGCTAGAACCAGCAACGGGATCCACGCCAAGCGCAAGTACCACTTCCTGATTGCCGTCCTGGTGATCGTGTTGGACCGGATGAGCAAGTGGCTGGTGGCCGGCAACATCACCCTCCACGACAGTATTTCCGTCCTGCCCGGCTTCTTCCGTCTGACGCATGTGCAGAACAGCGGCGCGGCCTTCGGGCTGTTTGCCGAGTCATCGTCGGAGTGGAAGGTCGCGATCCTGATTCTCTTCTCCATTCTGGCGCTGGCCGTGGTTTCTGCGCTGCTGTGGAAGAACAGCCATAGCATGACCGTCACTGGGGTCGGTCTGGCACTCATCCTTGGCGGTGCCGTGGGGAATCTTTGGGACCGCCTGCTGACCGGCCATGTCGTCGACTTCTTCGACTTCTACCTCGGCAGCTATCACTGGCCGGCCTTCAACGTTGCCGACAGCGCCATCGTGATTGGAGCGCTGCTGCTGGTGGCCGAGATCCTCTTCGCCAGATCCCCGGCTGAGCAGAAGGCAGTTCGATAA
- a CDS encoding transglycosylase SLT domain-containing protein encodes MRTRFLLVVAIAALFCTSAFSAQTADPSPKSTSKKSAKPSRTKAKSKAKRKKTVSPQRIRRMRRAFVASAELKPMARQLLDNRSPAAYAGVEAYARKHAHDDAGVLANLALGYAHILDHEPAKAIAPLKLAQARAGDLADYTAYFLGASYQATGQTDLAIASLSDFTTKYPDSIFVRDAAVNYGNALVTSGDPAQAATLLEKYRRPYRSDLEFAYGRALLRSGDAARGADVLRHMYFSTPLAAEADDAGKLLNSAGGLGANYALQKARADQFAQAKRYREAVQELRALRELATPEERPAVEVALAGAIHRSGDDRQARAMLEGLALPPGELNGERLFYLAEIARSANDDDRFLGTLAQIRQAAPTSGWLEQALLTAGNMFLLRNDYDRAIDFYREITERFPQGKLAPYAHWKVAWLNLRQGRADAARQGFEEQIALYPGSQQVPAAVYWRARLAEEEQNSPKARVYYQKLSQRFRNYYYADLARTRLLDLKQASPPAADPVLEKIPPIQLTSAYTRVEPPADDLRAQKAQLLQNGGLTEFAERELKTAAEEGGASWATAEMARLYRDNGQYYRALQVLKRAVPAYLAMDLEALPRPYWEDLFPRPWWTDLKRYSSSNGLDPFLVASLIRQESEFNPEAISHANAFGLMQVLPSTGKKLARSMKVRGFSSQQLLAPDFNLQLGTRYFRELVDHFNGHVEYALAAYNAGTDRVEAWLAIGKYRDAMEFVESIPFTETREYVQSVLRNATVYKRLYGTP; translated from the coding sequence GTGCGTACCCGGTTCCTGTTAGTCGTCGCCATCGCAGCGCTGTTCTGCACGTCTGCTTTTTCTGCGCAGACTGCGGACCCTTCCCCCAAGTCCACCAGCAAGAAATCCGCGAAACCGTCGCGCACCAAGGCGAAGTCCAAGGCCAAGCGCAAAAAGACGGTCAGCCCACAGCGCATCCGGCGCATGCGCCGCGCGTTTGTCGCCTCCGCCGAACTGAAGCCGATGGCGCGGCAGTTGCTCGATAACCGCAGTCCGGCTGCCTATGCGGGGGTGGAGGCGTACGCGCGCAAGCACGCGCACGACGATGCCGGGGTGCTGGCGAACCTGGCGCTCGGCTACGCGCATATCCTCGACCACGAACCGGCGAAGGCGATTGCGCCTTTGAAGCTGGCGCAGGCGCGCGCCGGGGACCTGGCGGACTACACGGCGTATTTCCTGGGGGCGTCTTACCAGGCGACGGGCCAAACCGACTTGGCCATTGCCAGCCTGAGCGATTTCACCACCAAGTACCCGGATTCGATCTTCGTGCGCGATGCGGCGGTGAACTATGGCAATGCGCTGGTCACGTCCGGAGATCCGGCGCAGGCGGCGACGCTGCTGGAAAAGTACCGGCGTCCCTACCGCTCCGACCTGGAATTCGCCTACGGGCGCGCACTGCTTCGTTCCGGTGACGCGGCGCGCGGCGCGGACGTGCTGCGCCACATGTATTTCTCCACGCCGCTGGCCGCCGAAGCCGACGATGCCGGCAAGTTGCTGAATTCCGCGGGCGGGCTGGGCGCCAATTATGCGCTGCAGAAAGCTCGCGCCGACCAGTTCGCGCAGGCGAAACGGTATCGCGAGGCGGTGCAGGAGTTGCGAGCATTGCGGGAGCTGGCAACGCCGGAGGAGCGTCCGGCGGTCGAGGTCGCTCTCGCCGGGGCGATCCACCGCAGCGGCGACGACCGCCAAGCCCGTGCCATGCTGGAGGGCCTGGCGCTTCCGCCCGGCGAGCTGAACGGCGAGCGCTTGTTCTACCTCGCCGAGATTGCGCGCTCCGCCAACGATGACGACCGTTTCCTGGGCACGCTGGCGCAAATCCGGCAGGCGGCGCCCACCAGCGGCTGGCTGGAGCAGGCGCTGCTCACCGCCGGAAACATGTTCCTGCTGCGCAATGACTACGATCGCGCCATTGATTTCTATCGCGAGATCACGGAGCGCTTTCCGCAGGGCAAGCTGGCGCCCTACGCCCACTGGAAGGTGGCGTGGCTGAACCTGCGGCAGGGACGCGCCGACGCCGCACGCCAGGGCTTCGAGGAGCAGATCGCGCTCTATCCGGGATCGCAGCAGGTGCCGGCGGCGGTGTACTGGCGCGCGCGGCTGGCCGAGGAGGAACAGAATTCTCCCAAGGCGCGGGTCTATTACCAGAAACTCTCGCAGCGGTTCCGGAACTACTATTACGCCGACCTGGCGCGCACGCGCTTGCTGGACCTGAAGCAGGCGAGCCCGCCGGCTGCCGATCCGGTGCTGGAAAAAATTCCGCCGATCCAATTGACCTCGGCGTACACGCGGGTGGAGCCGCCGGCGGACGATCTGCGCGCGCAGAAGGCGCAGCTTCTGCAGAACGGCGGCTTGACCGAATTCGCGGAACGCGAACTGAAGACGGCGGCCGAGGAGGGCGGGGCGTCCTGGGCAACGGCGGAAATGGCGCGCCTTTACCGCGACAACGGCCAGTACTACCGCGCGCTCCAGGTGCTGAAACGCGCCGTGCCGGCGTACCTGGCCATGGACCTGGAAGCGCTGCCGCGTCCGTACTGGGAGGACCTGTTTCCGCGGCCGTGGTGGACGGACCTGAAAAGATATTCCTCGAGCAACGGGTTGGATCCGTTCCTGGTGGCGTCGCTAATACGGCAGGAATCGGAATTCAATCCCGAGGCGATCTCGCACGCCAACGCCTTCGGCCTGATGCAGGTGCTGCCCAGCACGGGGAAAAAACTGGCGCGCTCGATGAAGGTTCGCGGCTTTTCCAGCCAACAACTGCTGGCGCCGGACTTCAACCTGCAACTCGGGACGCGCTACTTCCGCGAACTGGTGGACCACTTCAACGGGCACGTGGAATACGCGCTGGCGGCGTACAACGCGGGCACCGACCGGGTGGAGGCGTGGCTGGCGATCGGCAAGTATCGCGACGCGATGGAATTCGTAGAGTCCATCCCGTTCACCGAAACGCGCGAATACGTGCAATCGGTGCTGCGCAACGCGACCGTGTACAAGCGGCTGTACGGAACGCCATAA
- a CDS encoding aminotransferase class V-fold PLP-dependent enzyme, with amino-acid sequence MLDRRSFLFNTAGIAAALAAAPRLLAQCSLEPTLPDAALYARDEDAYWREVRKQFLIPADEIYLNNGTVGSSPAPVIQAVMDGYHATETMAQSDPEDYPIWGYGPFNEFRDPLAAFVGATRDEIALLRNATEANNFMIHGFDMKPGDEVLISNQEHPSGEEPWQLKAKRYGVVVRKFEIPRPLISPADVLNRINDAISPRTRAIFISHITTDTGVVLPIKEICALARSKGLVSMVDGAHVTGMMQLNIRELGCDMYSSSPHKWLMAPKGSGFLYVREEMQDRLWSTVTTAGWDDPKLKAERFQRIGSSNVPSLWGFRAALDFANKIGMDRIERRHRALADYAMAGMSRRGVESWTSPDPALRCAIATFNIAPIQIYELENALWKQYRIRIRGGGPSKIRLSTPYYLQKAEIDRFLEKFDEYKRKKG; translated from the coding sequence ATGCTCGACCGCAGGTCCTTTCTTTTCAATACCGCAGGTATCGCAGCCGCGCTGGCCGCCGCTCCGCGCCTGCTGGCGCAGTGCAGCCTCGAGCCTACCCTGCCCGACGCCGCTCTTTATGCCCGCGATGAAGACGCCTACTGGCGCGAGGTGCGCAAGCAGTTCCTCATCCCCGCCGACGAAATCTATCTCAACAACGGCACCGTGGGCTCCTCCCCTGCCCCGGTCATCCAGGCGGTCATGGACGGTTATCACGCCACCGAAACCATGGCGCAGAGCGATCCCGAGGATTACCCCATCTGGGGCTACGGGCCATTCAACGAATTCCGCGACCCGCTGGCGGCCTTCGTCGGCGCCACCCGCGACGAAATCGCGCTTCTGCGCAACGCCACGGAGGCCAACAACTTCATGATCCATGGCTTCGACATGAAGCCCGGCGACGAGGTTCTCATCAGCAACCAGGAGCATCCCAGCGGCGAGGAGCCTTGGCAGCTGAAGGCCAAGCGCTATGGCGTGGTGGTCCGCAAATTCGAAATTCCCCGTCCGCTGATCTCCCCCGCCGACGTGCTCAACCGCATCAACGACGCCATCTCCCCGCGCACCCGCGCCATCTTCATCAGCCACATCACTACCGACACCGGGGTCGTGCTCCCGATCAAGGAAATTTGCGCGCTGGCGCGCAGCAAGGGCCTGGTCTCGATGGTGGACGGCGCGCACGTCACCGGCATGATGCAGCTCAATATCCGCGAGCTTGGCTGCGACATGTACAGCTCCAGCCCGCATAAATGGCTGATGGCGCCCAAAGGCAGCGGATTCCTCTACGTGCGCGAGGAGATGCAGGACCGGCTGTGGAGCACCGTCACCACCGCCGGCTGGGACGATCCCAAGCTCAAGGCAGAGCGTTTCCAGCGCATCGGATCGTCCAACGTGCCGTCGCTGTGGGGTTTCCGCGCGGCCCTGGACTTCGCCAACAAGATCGGCATGGACCGCATCGAGCGCCGCCACCGCGCGCTGGCCGACTACGCCATGGCCGGAATGAGCCGGCGCGGCGTCGAATCCTGGACCTCGCCCGACCCAGCGCTGCGCTGCGCCATCGCCACCTTCAACATCGCTCCCATCCAGATCTACGAACTCGAAAACGCGCTGTGGAAGCAATACCGCATCCGTATCCGCGGCGGCGGACCCTCCAAAATCCGGCTCTCCACTCCCTACTATTTGCAAAAAGCGGAGATCGATCGTTTTCTCGAGAAGTTTGACGAGTACAAGCGGAAGAAGGGGTAG
- a CDS encoding M48 family metalloprotease, whose amino-acid sequence MKFRAYTLVTALLVATLAPCTIAQSTPDAQNPNPTGAPPVTGTPQTADSQTADSKGTTTDKQLQNDGLVPQVANPPKETHDGGKNDIDAIGNRKIGSGKGLGNWYSLEKEIAMGKEYAAQVEASVKLVQDPVVTEYVNRIGQNLVRNSDARVPFTIKVVDSDELNAFALPGGFFYVNSGLILAADDEAELAGVMAHEIAHVAARHATRQMTRAQFANIATIPLIFVGGGIGYAIRSAAGLGLPLTFLSFSRGFEAEADYLGLEYMYKSGYDPQAFISFFEKIQAKEKKKPGTLAKAFATHPQTPDRITKSQDEIAKVLPARDQYIINTSEFDDVKTRLAAIENRRKMTGPEDKEGRPTLRRTTADNSKKTGSGQDSGSNDDDRPTLKRRDND is encoded by the coding sequence ATGAAGTTTCGCGCCTATACGCTGGTGACTGCGTTGCTGGTAGCGACCCTGGCGCCGTGCACGATTGCGCAGAGCACTCCCGACGCCCAGAACCCGAATCCTACCGGGGCCCCTCCGGTGACCGGCACGCCGCAGACCGCGGACTCGCAGACCGCGGATTCGAAGGGGACCACGACCGACAAGCAACTGCAGAATGACGGCCTTGTTCCACAGGTGGCGAATCCGCCGAAAGAGACGCACGACGGCGGCAAGAACGACATTGATGCTATCGGCAACCGCAAGATCGGCAGCGGCAAGGGGCTGGGCAACTGGTACTCGCTGGAAAAAGAGATCGCGATGGGCAAGGAGTACGCGGCGCAGGTGGAAGCCAGCGTGAAACTGGTGCAGGACCCGGTCGTGACCGAGTACGTCAACCGGATTGGACAAAATCTGGTGCGGAACTCCGACGCGCGCGTGCCGTTTACCATCAAGGTGGTTGACTCCGACGAGTTGAACGCCTTCGCGCTGCCCGGCGGGTTCTTTTACGTCAACTCGGGGCTAATCCTGGCCGCGGATGACGAGGCGGAACTGGCGGGGGTGATGGCACACGAGATCGCGCACGTCGCCGCACGCCACGCAACCCGGCAGATGACGCGTGCGCAGTTTGCGAATATTGCGACCATTCCGCTCATCTTCGTCGGCGGCGGGATCGGCTACGCCATCCGCTCGGCGGCCGGTTTGGGACTGCCGCTGACGTTCCTGTCGTTCTCGCGCGGCTTCGAGGCCGAGGCCGATTACCTCGGGCTGGAGTACATGTACAAGTCCGGCTACGACCCGCAGGCGTTCATCTCATTCTTCGAAAAAATCCAGGCGAAGGAGAAGAAGAAGCCGGGGACACTGGCGAAGGCGTTTGCCACCCATCCGCAGACGCCGGACCGAATCACCAAGAGCCAGGACGAGATCGCAAAGGTGCTGCCGGCGCGTGACCAGTACATCATCAACACCTCCGAGTTCGACGACGTGAAGACGCGGCTGGCGGCGATCGAGAACCGCCGCAAGATGACTGGCCCCGAGGACAAGGAAGGACGTCCTACGCTGCGGCGCACCACGGCCGACAACAGCAAGAAGACCGGCAGCGGCCAGGACAGCGGCAGCAACGACGACGATCGTCCGACGCTGAAGCGGAGAGATAACGACTAA
- a CDS encoding S9 family peptidase has translation MKLIRTAAVLLACLLLSLSAFPQAQAPLIPRSVIFGNPERALPQISPDGKMLAYLAPDQGVLNIWVRTLGKSDDHAITSDRKRGIRNFSWQFDSSNVLYAQDQGGDENWRVYQTNLASKQTRDLTPFEKVRADIVALEATHPDEALIQLNKRDPKLFDVYRADLKTGKLSLDTENPGDVTGWQSDHGLQVRAAQVATPDGGTVIRVRNNATSPWRELIKWGPEETLGNVDSFSPDNNALLVITSLDANAARLVSVDIATGKRTVISEDPQFDVSFVVTHPKTNKLEAVVYLRERREFQILDKSLQADFEALKKVRDADISNLSRDLADDKWIVTFEGDDAPIYYYLYDRSAGTATMLFSNRPQLEKYKLAKVKPIEYKARDGMLIYGYLTTPAGRDAKNLPMVVFPHGGPWGRDLWGYNPYAQWLANRGYAVLQPNFRGSTGYGKRYLNAGDRQWAGAMHTDLLDAKDWAVKRGVADGKKVCIMGGSYGGYATLAGVTFAPEAFTCGVDIVGPSNLNTLLKTIPPYWATLLSIFHRRMGEDEAFLKSQSPLFKADQIKAPLLIGQGANDPRVNKAESDQIVGAMRKNQKTVEYFVFPDEGHGFARPENRMAFNAASEEFLAKYLGGKFEPPSDAEKKLLTSVKQ, from the coding sequence ATGAAGCTGATTCGAACTGCCGCTGTCCTGCTTGCGTGCCTGCTGCTGTCGCTGAGCGCATTCCCACAGGCGCAAGCCCCTCTGATTCCGCGCAGCGTTATTTTTGGCAATCCCGAACGGGCCTTGCCGCAGATTTCGCCCGACGGCAAAATGCTGGCCTATCTAGCGCCCGACCAGGGTGTGCTCAACATCTGGGTACGGACGCTGGGCAAGAGCGACGATCACGCGATTACCAGCGACCGCAAGCGCGGCATCCGCAACTTTTCCTGGCAGTTCGATTCCAGCAACGTCCTGTATGCGCAGGACCAGGGTGGCGACGAAAACTGGCGCGTTTATCAGACCAACCTGGCCAGCAAGCAGACGCGCGACTTGACGCCGTTTGAAAAGGTCCGCGCCGACATCGTCGCCCTGGAAGCCACGCACCCCGACGAGGCGCTGATCCAGCTCAACAAGCGCGATCCCAAGCTGTTCGACGTCTATCGCGCGGACTTGAAAACCGGCAAGCTTTCCCTCGATACCGAGAACCCGGGCGACGTGACCGGATGGCAATCGGACCACGGCCTGCAGGTGCGGGCGGCGCAGGTCGCTACGCCGGATGGCGGAACCGTGATCCGCGTCCGCAACAACGCCACCTCGCCCTGGCGCGAATTGATTAAATGGGGTCCGGAAGAGACGCTGGGCAACGTGGACTCCTTTTCTCCGGACAATAATGCACTGTTGGTCATCACCTCGCTGGATGCCAATGCCGCCCGCCTGGTCTCGGTAGATATAGCGACGGGAAAGCGTACGGTTATCTCCGAGGATCCGCAGTTCGACGTTTCCTTTGTCGTGACCCACCCCAAAACCAACAAGCTGGAGGCGGTGGTGTACCTCCGCGAGCGCCGCGAATTCCAGATTCTGGACAAGAGCCTGCAAGCGGATTTCGAGGCGTTGAAAAAGGTCCGCGACGCCGACATCAGCAATCTGAGCCGCGACCTGGCGGATGACAAGTGGATCGTGACCTTCGAGGGCGATGATGCTCCGATCTATTACTACCTGTACGACCGCAGCGCGGGCACCGCGACCATGCTGTTCAGCAACCGGCCACAACTGGAGAAATACAAGCTCGCCAAGGTCAAGCCGATTGAGTACAAGGCGCGAGACGGCATGCTCATCTACGGCTACCTGACCACTCCCGCCGGCCGTGACGCGAAGAATCTTCCCATGGTGGTATTTCCACACGGTGGTCCGTGGGGACGGGACCTGTGGGGGTACAACCCGTATGCGCAATGGCTCGCCAACCGTGGCTACGCCGTGTTGCAGCCGAATTTCCGCGGCTCCACCGGATACGGCAAGCGCTATCTCAATGCCGGTGACCGGCAGTGGGCGGGCGCCATGCACACCGATCTGCTGGACGCGAAAGATTGGGCGGTGAAGCGGGGCGTGGCGGATGGCAAGAAGGTCTGCATCATGGGCGGCAGCTACGGCGGCTATGCCACCCTGGCGGGCGTTACCTTCGCTCCCGAGGCCTTCACCTGCGGGGTGGATATTGTCGGACCTTCCAACTTGAATACTCTGCTGAAAACCATCCCGCCGTATTGGGCGACTCTACTCTCCATCTTCCACCGGCGGATGGGTGAGGACGAGGCGTTCCTGAAGTCACAGTCCCCTTTGTTCAAGGCGGACCAGATCAAGGCCCCGCTGCTCATCGGACAGGGCGCAAATGATCCGCGGGTCAACAAGGCGGAAAGCGATCAGATCGTTGGCGCCATGCGGAAAAACCAGAAGACGGTGGAATATTTCGTCTTCCCGGACGAAGGCCACGGCTTCGCGCGCCCGGAGAACCGCATGGCATTCAATGCCGCCAGCGAAGAGTTTCTGGCGAAATATCTGGGCGGCAAGTTTGAGCCGCCAAGCGACGCCGAGAAGAAGCTACTGACAAGCGTGAAACAGTAG
- a CDS encoding zf-HC2 domain-containing protein has product MNCSDFLKELTDYLDESLDARTRTELEEHLQWCHNCFVICNTTKKTIEIYRDSQLYELPDDLRTRLRTAIVAKCQHKKA; this is encoded by the coding sequence GTGAATTGCTCGGATTTCTTGAAAGAGTTGACGGACTACCTGGACGAAAGCCTCGATGCCCGTACACGGACCGAGTTGGAAGAACATCTGCAGTGGTGCCACAACTGTTTCGTCATCTGCAACACCACCAAGAAGACCATCGAGATTTACCGCGACTCCCAACTTTACGAACTGCCCGACGACCTCCGCACCCGCTTGCGCACCGCCATCGTCGCCAAGTGCCAGCACAAAAAGGCCTAA
- the ileS gene encoding isoleucine--tRNA ligase yields the protein MKANLPQNEPKMLARWEQMRIYDLIRQARRGAPMYVLHDGPPYSNGPIHLGTALNKTVKDFIVKSKTMAGFDSPYLPGWDCHGLPIEIKVDEALGRKKLEMDPLQVRQACREYAEKYLDLQREQFKRIGVFGRWERPYSTMAPEYEAVVIDALFKFIDQDAVYKGLRPVYWCIHDETALAEAEVEYKNHVSPSIWVKYRMTSDPAKLDAALAGRKVSTIIWTTTPWTLPASMAVAFHPEEEYVALESGGELYIVADKLAQITAEKCGLQRNPVARFPGRMLEHTTYAHPFLERQILGVLAEYVHMEEGTGAVHTAPSHGADDFYTGQKYNLDQTCNVDEAGRLRHGLPEYEGKKVFQANDSIVELLKSRGVLLHLEKIEHSYPHCWRCHHPVIFRATEQWFISMEAKIGAGTLRSRALEEIKKVRWDPAWGEERISNMIATRPDWCISRQRVWGVPIAIIFCEGCDEFLRAPEVQRAIVELFRREGSDAWYRLKPEEIVPAGTRCAKCGGTQFRKEMDIVDVWFESGSSYLAVQSAEPDLPWPSGMYIEGGDQYRGWFHSSLLCSIGARNSAPYRTVGTIGWTLDMQGRAMHKSLGNDVDPVDIANRMGAEIVRLWVASVDFREDVRSDETLMQRIAETYRKIRNTFRYIVSNLYDFEPQRDAVSFADMEFLDRVALAQTAELAQRVLAWYDDFLFHRVFQDVNEFCVDALSKTFFDVLKDRLYTYAPNSRARRSAQTAIWRIGEALARLLAPLMSFTAEEVWGFLPKVAGREPSVHLATFPQPESIPGEGFSLTSKETLALHSEWQDLSRVRDEVLKALEAARNQKLIGSALEAEVRLSVPESLLALVQRHEKDLRYLFIVSSVQLEAAPSGNGSGSGISVEIRKAPGQKCERCWNYSAQVGSDPRYPTVCERCSAALKEIETGAHGR from the coding sequence ATGAAGGCCAACCTGCCTCAGAACGAGCCCAAAATGCTCGCCCGCTGGGAGCAGATGCGAATTTACGACCTCATCCGGCAGGCGCGTCGCGGCGCGCCCATGTACGTCCTGCACGACGGGCCTCCGTACTCCAACGGACCCATCCACCTCGGTACCGCGCTCAACAAGACGGTGAAGGACTTCATCGTGAAGTCCAAGACCATGGCGGGCTTCGATTCGCCCTACCTGCCGGGCTGGGACTGCCACGGCCTGCCCATCGAGATCAAGGTGGATGAGGCGCTGGGGCGCAAGAAGCTGGAGATGGACCCGCTCCAGGTGCGGCAGGCGTGCCGCGAATACGCGGAAAAATATCTCGACCTGCAGCGCGAGCAGTTTAAGCGCATCGGCGTGTTCGGCCGCTGGGAGCGCCCCTACTCCACCATGGCCCCCGAGTACGAGGCGGTGGTCATTGACGCGTTGTTCAAGTTCATTGACCAGGACGCCGTGTACAAGGGCCTTCGTCCCGTCTATTGGTGCATTCACGACGAAACGGCGCTGGCGGAAGCTGAGGTCGAGTACAAGAACCACGTCAGCCCGTCCATCTGGGTGAAGTACCGCATGACGAGTGATCCAGCGAAGTTGGACGCGGCGCTTGCGGGCAGGAAAGTTTCCACCATCATCTGGACCACCACCCCGTGGACGCTGCCCGCTTCGATGGCGGTCGCATTCCATCCGGAGGAGGAGTACGTCGCGCTGGAATCGGGCGGCGAGTTGTACATCGTCGCCGACAAACTGGCGCAGATCACCGCGGAAAAATGCGGGCTGCAGCGCAACCCGGTCGCGCGCTTCCCCGGCCGCATGCTGGAGCACACCACCTACGCGCATCCCTTCCTCGAGCGCCAGATCCTGGGCGTGCTCGCTGAGTACGTGCACATGGAAGAAGGCACGGGCGCGGTGCATACCGCTCCCTCGCACGGCGCCGACGATTTTTACACCGGGCAGAAATACAACCTCGACCAGACCTGCAACGTGGACGAGGCCGGACGCCTGCGCCACGGCTTGCCGGAGTACGAGGGCAAGAAAGTCTTTCAGGCGAACGATTCCATCGTCGAGTTGCTCAAGAGCCGAGGAGTGCTCTTGCACCTGGAGAAAATCGAGCACTCCTATCCGCACTGCTGGCGCTGCCACCATCCCGTGATCTTCCGCGCGACCGAGCAGTGGTTCATTTCCATGGAAGCGAAAATTGGCGCCGGCACCCTGCGCAGCCGCGCGCTAGAGGAAATCAAGAAAGTGCGCTGGGATCCGGCCTGGGGCGAAGAGCGCATTTCCAACATGATCGCCACCCGGCCCGACTGGTGCATCTCCCGCCAGCGGGTGTGGGGCGTGCCCATCGCCATCATCTTCTGCGAAGGCTGCGACGAATTCCTGCGCGCGCCGGAAGTGCAGCGCGCCATCGTGGAACTGTTCCGGCGCGAGGGTTCGGATGCATGGTACCGGCTAAAGCCGGAGGAGATTGTCCCCGCGGGAACCCGGTGCGCCAAGTGCGGCGGCACGCAGTTCCGCAAGGAAATGGACATCGTGGACGTGTGGTTCGAATCCGGATCGAGCTACCTGGCAGTGCAGTCCGCCGAGCCCGATCTGCCGTGGCCGTCCGGCATGTACATCGAAGGCGGCGACCAATACCGCGGCTGGTTCCACTCTTCCCTGCTGTGCTCCATCGGCGCGCGCAATTCGGCGCCCTACCGAACGGTCGGCACCATCGGCTGGACGCTCGACATGCAAGGCCGCGCCATGCACAAGTCGCTCGGCAACGACGTGGACCCAGTGGATATCGCCAACCGTATGGGGGCCGAGATCGTGCGCCTGTGGGTCGCGTCGGTGGACTTCCGCGAAGACGTGCGCTCCGACGAAACCCTGATGCAGCGTATCGCGGAGACCTATCGCAAGATCCGCAACACCTTCCGCTACATTGTCAGCAACCTGTACGATTTCGAGCCGCAGCGTGACGCCGTTTCCTTCGCCGACATGGAGTTTCTCGACCGCGTGGCGCTGGCGCAGACCGCCGAACTCGCGCAGCGCGTGCTGGCCTGGTACGACGACTTTCTCTTCCATCGCGTCTTCCAGGACGTAAACGAATTTTGCGTGGACGCGCTCAGCAAAACATTTTTCGACGTGCTCAAAGACCGCCTCTACACCTACGCGCCCAACTCGCGCGCCCGGCGCTCGGCACAGACCGCCATCTGGCGCATCGGTGAGGCGCTGGCTCGCTTGTTGGCGCCCCTGATGAGCTTTACTGCCGAAGAGGTCTGGGGATTCCTGCCAAAGGTTGCCGGTCGCGAACCGAGCGTCCATTTGGCGACGTTTCCGCAACCCGAGAGCATCCCCGGCGAGGGCTTCTCGCTCACCAGCAAGGAGACGCTGGCGCTGCATTCGGAATGGCAGGACTTGTCACGCGTTCGCGACGAGGTGCTGAAGGCACTGGAAGCGGCCCGTAACCAGAAGCTGATCGGTTCCGCGCTGGAGGCCGAAGTGCGGCTGAGCGTGCCTGAGTCGCTGCTCGCGTTGGTGCAGCGCCACGAAAAGGATTTGCGCTACTTGTTCATCGTTTCCAGCGTCCAATTAGAAGCGGCGCCTTCGGGAAACGGCAGCGGCAGCGGGATTAGTGTTGAAATCCGCAAGGCTCCCGGCCAAAAATGTGAGCGCTGCTGGAATTACTCCGCCCAAGTGGGCAGTGATCCCAGGTATCCGACGGTCTGCGAACGCTGCAGCGCGGCCCTGAAGGAGATCGAAACGGGAGCTCATGGACGCTAG